The Streptomyces sp. NBC_01353 genome contains a region encoding:
- a CDS encoding ABC-F family ATP-binding cassette domain-containing protein: MFRVQLTDVTKRYDDRLVLDRVSLTVRPGERVGVVGDNGSGKSTFLRLLAGLEQPDNGTVAVDSPGGLGHLAQTLDLPGTARVGDAVDQALADVRKLERAIRTAEAELARTGDLAGYATLLAAYEARGGQDADRRVETTLRKLGEREPLDRDRPLGTLSGGQRSRLALAATLAADPELLLLDEPTNDLDDEAVTWLEERLRTHRGTVVAVTHDRVFLDRVTTAVLEVNGELRTVRRYGNGYAGYLTGRAAERARWEREYEEWRSETARYAALADATIDRFSAIPRKAPASFSGAGAFRARSRAHGAMSRIRAAREKLQRLTENAVAAPPDPLRFTADIEGSAGAVALTDIRVEGRLRPASLHLAPGERLLVTGPNGAGKSTLLKILAGELTPDGGTVTTPPRVGMLRQDTELPDDPRTVAAAFGEGREEELLRLGLFRAADLATPVRQLSTGQRRKLELARLVTRPSDLLLLDEPTNHLAPGLVEDLEAALATYPGTLVIVTHDRRIRAGFRGRRLELAPATVCAARGA, from the coding sequence TTGTTCCGTGTCCAACTCACCGACGTCACCAAGCGCTACGACGACCGGCTCGTCCTCGACCGGGTCTCCCTCACCGTCCGCCCCGGCGAACGCGTCGGCGTCGTCGGCGACAACGGCTCCGGGAAGTCCACCTTCCTCCGACTCCTCGCCGGCCTGGAGCAGCCCGACAACGGCACCGTCGCCGTGGACTCCCCCGGCGGTCTCGGCCACCTCGCCCAGACCCTGGACCTCCCCGGCACCGCACGCGTCGGCGACGCGGTCGACCAGGCGCTCGCCGACGTACGGAAGCTGGAGCGGGCGATCCGGACCGCCGAGGCGGAGCTCGCCCGCACCGGCGACCTCGCCGGGTACGCCACCCTCCTCGCCGCGTACGAGGCGCGCGGCGGGCAGGACGCCGACCGCAGGGTCGAGACGACCCTGCGGAAGCTCGGCGAGCGGGAGCCGCTCGACCGCGACCGCCCGCTCGGCACGCTCTCCGGCGGGCAGCGCTCCCGGCTCGCCCTCGCCGCGACCCTGGCCGCCGACCCCGAACTGCTGCTGCTCGACGAGCCGACCAACGACCTCGACGACGAGGCCGTCACCTGGCTGGAGGAACGGCTGCGCACCCACCGGGGGACGGTCGTCGCCGTCACCCACGACCGGGTCTTCCTCGACCGGGTCACGACCGCCGTCCTGGAGGTGAACGGCGAGCTGCGCACGGTCCGCAGATACGGCAACGGCTACGCCGGCTATCTGACCGGCCGGGCGGCCGAACGGGCCCGGTGGGAGCGGGAGTACGAGGAGTGGCGGTCCGAGACCGCCCGGTACGCGGCGCTCGCCGACGCCACCATCGACCGCTTCTCCGCCATCCCCCGCAAGGCCCCGGCGTCCTTCAGCGGGGCCGGCGCCTTCCGCGCCCGGTCACGGGCACACGGCGCGATGAGCAGGATCCGGGCCGCCCGCGAGAAGCTCCAGCGGCTCACCGAGAACGCGGTGGCGGCGCCGCCCGACCCGCTGCGGTTCACGGCCGACATCGAGGGCTCGGCGGGGGCGGTCGCGCTGACCGACATACGGGTGGAGGGCCGGCTGCGGCCGGCCTCCCTGCACCTGGCCCCCGGCGAACGCCTCCTGGTCACCGGCCCGAACGGCGCCGGCAAGTCCACCCTGCTCAAGATCCTCGCGGGTGAACTGACCCCGGACGGCGGGACGGTGACGACCCCGCCCCGGGTCGGGATGCTCCGCCAGGACACCGAGCTGCCGGACGACCCCCGTACGGTCGCCGCGGCGTTCGGGGAGGGCCGGGAGGAGGAGCTGCTACGGCTCGGACTCTTCCGGGCCGCCGATCTCGCCACGCCGGTACGGCAGTTGTCGACGGGCCAGCGCCGCAAGCTGGAACTGGCCCGCCTGGTCACCCGCCCGTCGGACCTGCTCCTCCTCGACGAACCGACCAACCACCTGGCCCCCGGCCTGGTGGAAGACCTGGAGGCAGCCCTCGCCACCTACCCGGGCACCTTGGTGATCGTCACCCACGACCGCCGGATCAGGGCCGGCTTCCGGGGCCGCCGGCTCGAACTGGCCCCGGCGACGGTCTGCGCCGCGCGCGGCGCATAG
- a CDS encoding nucleoside hydrolase: MPVPVILDCDPGHDDAFNILLAAAHPAVDLLAITTVAGNQTVEKTTLNARRVCAVAGIRGVPIAAGRSRPLHGAPLVAENIHGGSGLDGPGFGEGEPDVPQDPRDALTLTRDILLTQPAPVTLVPTGPRTNIATLLLAHPELTHRIERIVLMGGSTGRGNTTPAAEFNILCDPEAADIVFDSGLPITMFGLNATHQAQATPDVISRIAALGTPLAKLCIELLTYFAATYREVYGFDAPPLHDPLTVAHLIDPSLISLVRAAVTIELTGTHTRGATVVDLDGVTGRPANAEVGMEVDVPGFWDLIVEAVRVLGERSRN; encoded by the coding sequence ATGCCGGTACCCGTGATCCTCGACTGCGATCCCGGTCACGACGACGCCTTCAACATCCTGCTGGCAGCGGCTCATCCGGCCGTCGACCTGCTGGCCATCACCACCGTGGCGGGCAATCAGACGGTGGAGAAGACCACCCTCAACGCCCGCCGGGTGTGCGCGGTCGCCGGGATCCGCGGAGTGCCGATCGCGGCCGGCCGGTCCCGGCCGCTGCACGGTGCGCCGCTGGTCGCCGAGAACATCCACGGCGGCTCGGGGCTCGACGGGCCCGGGTTCGGCGAGGGCGAGCCGGACGTGCCGCAGGATCCGCGCGACGCCCTCACCCTCACCCGGGACATCCTGCTCACCCAGCCCGCGCCCGTGACGCTCGTCCCGACCGGGCCGCGGACCAACATCGCGACGCTGCTGCTCGCCCATCCGGAGCTGACGCACCGGATCGAGCGGATCGTGCTGATGGGCGGGTCGACCGGGCGCGGAAACACCACACCGGCCGCGGAGTTCAACATCCTGTGCGACCCGGAGGCGGCGGACATCGTCTTCGACAGCGGGCTGCCGATCACGATGTTCGGGCTCAACGCCACCCATCAGGCCCAGGCGACCCCGGACGTCATCTCCCGTATCGCGGCCCTGGGCACACCGCTCGCCAAGCTCTGCATCGAGCTGCTGACCTACTTCGCCGCCACCTACCGCGAGGTCTACGGCTTCGACGCACCGCCGCTGCACGATCCGCTGACCGTGGCGCATCTGATCGACCCCTCGCTGATCAGCCTGGTGCGGGCGGCGGTGACGATCGAGCTGACGGGTACGCACACGCGCGGGGCGACGGTCGTGGACCTGGACGGCGTGACGGGCCGGCCGGCCAACGCGGAGGTGGGCATGGAGGTCGACGTGCCGGGCTTCTGGGACCTGATCGTGGAGGCCGTGCGGGTGCTGGGCGAACGATCCCGGAACTGA
- a CDS encoding histidine phosphatase family protein, protein MTVRIALIAPAMNAALREARFDDDGPVEPVRADPPRLAPGVRVVSSPSGRCRQTAEALGLTEAAPVAALAGCAMGRWRGRSLDELTAEEPESVAAWLSDPDAAPHGGESLRALRTRVAGWLDTLEAGTVWAVAEPDVIRAAVVHTLGAPDATFWRLDVRPLATVHLSGRNGRWNLRLGEGMAGTTTDG, encoded by the coding sequence ATGACTGTGCGGATAGCCTTGATCGCCCCCGCCATGAACGCGGCGCTGCGCGAGGCCCGGTTCGACGACGACGGGCCGGTGGAGCCGGTGCGGGCCGACCCTCCCCGCCTCGCCCCTGGAGTACGGGTCGTCAGCTCGCCGTCCGGCCGCTGCCGGCAAACGGCCGAGGCTCTCGGCCTGACGGAGGCGGCACCCGTGGCGGCCCTGGCCGGCTGCGCGATGGGCCGGTGGCGGGGCCGAAGCCTCGACGAACTGACCGCGGAGGAGCCGGAGTCGGTGGCCGCCTGGCTGTCGGACCCGGACGCCGCCCCGCACGGCGGTGAGTCGCTGCGGGCCCTGCGCACCCGGGTCGCCGGCTGGCTGGACACCCTGGAAGCGGGCACCGTCTGGGCCGTCGCAGAACCCGACGTGATCCGGGCCGCGGTCGTCCACACCCTCGGCGCGCCCGACGCCACCTTCTGGCGCCTCGACGTGCGCCCCCTGGCCACGGTCCATCTGAGCGGCCGGAACGGTCGCTGGAACCTCCGCCTGGGCGAGGGGATGGCAGGCACCACGACCGACGGCTGA
- a CDS encoding CbtB-domain containing protein, whose product MAEVVASTANVSAPSVALPASLPVRAVLPWAVFAGILMLVALYFVGAEQGATSVFAGADVHEWVHDGRHLLGFPCH is encoded by the coding sequence ATGGCCGAGGTCGTCGCCTCAACCGCCAATGTTTCCGCCCCTTCCGTCGCCCTTCCGGCCTCTCTGCCGGTCCGCGCCGTACTGCCCTGGGCCGTGTTCGCCGGAATCCTGATGCTCGTCGCGCTCTACTTCGTCGGCGCCGAACAGGGCGCCACGTCCGTCTTCGCGGGCGCCGACGTGCACGAATGGGTGCACGACGGACGTCATCTGCTCGGCTTCCCCTGCCACTGA
- a CDS encoding CbtA family protein: MNTATGSTVGRLLVRGMLAGLIAGLFAFAVAYVAGEPSVDASIAVEEAKAAAAHAHDAHAAAEAEEELVGRNVQSTAGLATGVLVYGVALGGIASLAFCFVLGRVGRFTPRATAALVAAAAFTTVYLVPFLKYPATPPAVGNPDTIGQRTTLFFLMILLSVLLGVAAVVAGRRLAPRLGNWNATLVAGAGFVVAVAVACAFLPGNEDAVQEGFPAAVLWEFRLATLGIQAALWAAFGIVFGVFAERLLAPREAPASAAHEAVTAV, encoded by the coding sequence ATGAACACCGCCACTGGCTCCACCGTCGGAAGACTGCTGGTCCGCGGCATGCTCGCGGGCCTGATCGCCGGACTCTTCGCCTTCGCCGTCGCCTACGTCGCCGGTGAACCGTCCGTCGACGCCTCGATCGCCGTCGAGGAGGCCAAGGCGGCCGCCGCGCACGCCCATGACGCGCACGCCGCCGCCGAGGCGGAGGAGGAACTCGTCGGCCGGAACGTCCAGTCCACGGCCGGCCTGGCCACCGGCGTCCTTGTCTACGGCGTCGCCCTCGGAGGCATCGCCTCCCTCGCGTTCTGCTTCGTCCTCGGACGGGTGGGCCGCTTCACCCCGAGGGCGACCGCCGCGCTCGTCGCAGCGGCCGCCTTCACGACCGTGTATCTGGTGCCGTTCCTGAAGTACCCGGCGACCCCGCCGGCCGTCGGCAACCCGGACACCATCGGGCAGCGCACCACGCTCTTCTTCCTGATGATCCTGCTGAGCGTGCTGCTCGGCGTCGCGGCGGTCGTGGCGGGCCGCCGCCTCGCCCCGCGGCTCGGCAACTGGAACGCGACCCTGGTCGCGGGCGCGGGCTTCGTCGTCGCGGTCGCGGTCGCGTGCGCCTTCCTGCCGGGGAACGAGGACGCTGTGCAGGAAGGCTTCCCGGCCGCGGTGCTGTGGGAGTTCAGGCTCGCCACGCTGGGTATCCAGGCGGCGCTGTGGGCGGCCTTCGGGATCGTCTTCGGCGTGTTCGCCGAACGGCTCCTGGCTCCGCGCGAGGCACCCGCCTCGGCGGCGCACGAGGCTGTCACGGCCGTCTGA
- a CDS encoding D-2-hydroxyacid dehydrogenase family protein: MKQRCAVLDDYQGVALSSADWSPLADRVDVRVLREHLTDRDALVAAIEDCEIVVVMRERTPMDAELLKRLPRLRLIVTSGMRNASIDLDAAAGLGITVCGTASSSEPPAELTWALILGLARQVRTEAQALREGGPWQSTVGMDLAGRTLGLVGLGKIGGRVARIGLAFGMDVLTWSPNLTRERAAEHGVTLAADKRELMERSDIVSLHMVLSDRTRGLIGEAELDAMRPSAYLVNTSRAGLVDGEALLRALREGRIAGAGLDVYATEPLAADDPLRTLPNVLALPHLGYVTEGNYARYFGQAVEDIEAFLAGAPVRVLG; encoded by the coding sequence ATGAAGCAGCGCTGCGCCGTACTCGACGACTATCAGGGCGTCGCCCTCTCCTCCGCCGACTGGAGTCCGCTCGCCGACCGCGTCGACGTACGCGTGCTGCGCGAGCACCTGACCGACCGGGACGCGCTCGTCGCCGCGATCGAGGACTGCGAGATCGTGGTCGTGATGCGGGAACGGACGCCGATGGACGCCGAGTTGCTGAAGCGGCTGCCGCGACTGCGGCTGATCGTCACGTCCGGGATGCGCAACGCCTCGATCGACCTGGACGCCGCGGCCGGACTGGGGATCACCGTCTGCGGTACGGCCAGCAGCTCCGAGCCGCCCGCCGAACTCACCTGGGCACTGATCCTGGGCCTGGCCCGCCAGGTACGGACCGAGGCGCAGGCGCTGCGCGAGGGCGGGCCCTGGCAGTCGACGGTCGGGATGGACCTGGCCGGCCGGACGCTGGGGCTCGTGGGCCTCGGCAAGATCGGAGGCCGGGTCGCCCGCATCGGTCTCGCCTTCGGCATGGACGTCCTCACCTGGAGCCCGAACCTGACGCGGGAACGGGCGGCCGAGCACGGGGTGACCCTCGCGGCGGACAAGCGGGAGCTGATGGAGCGCAGCGACATCGTGTCGCTGCACATGGTCCTGTCCGACCGCACCCGGGGGCTGATCGGCGAGGCCGAACTCGATGCGATGCGCCCGTCCGCGTACCTGGTCAACACCTCCCGCGCGGGCCTGGTCGACGGCGAGGCGCTGCTGCGGGCGCTGCGCGAGGGCCGGATCGCGGGGGCGGGGCTCGACGTCTACGCCACCGAACCGCTCGCCGCCGATGACCCGCTGCGCACTCTGCCGAACGTCCTCGCGCTGCCGCACCTGGGATACGTGACGGAGGGCAACTACGCCCGCTACTTCGGGCAGGCGGTCGAGGACATCGAGGCGTTTCTGGCCGGGGCGCCGGTGCGGGTCCTCGGCTGA